The following coding sequences lie in one Euhalothece natronophila Z-M001 genomic window:
- a CDS encoding AI-2E family transporter: MTLGKWMGVVALTLSLYILWQIRQLILLIFTAVVIANALNILVRKLQRFNFQRWLAVVISVLILLISSITFVLVIVPPVIGQLEELFQLVPEGIGQLDEWLIFLEEQISPEISEFLPTIEQIIQQIQPIFNRLLGEGLTFFYTTVGIILNILLVLVLSIMLLADPTPYRKGFIRLFPSFYRRRVDEILLLCEKSLQGWLVGTLFSITFLLILSFIGLSILGIDLALAQAMLTGLLTFIPNFGPVLSVIPPTAIALLDAPWKSLAVLIFYIILQQVEGSLLTPLVMAQQVSLFPAFTLLAQVFFATFFGFLGLFLALPLTVVCQIWIQEVLIKDVLDNWTGNN, from the coding sequence GTGACTTTAGGAAAGTGGATGGGAGTAGTTGCTCTAACTTTGTCATTATATATTTTATGGCAAATTAGACAATTAATTCTATTGATTTTTACAGCAGTTGTTATTGCCAATGCCCTAAATATTTTAGTCAGAAAGTTACAAAGATTTAACTTTCAACGTTGGTTAGCTGTTGTTATTTCTGTACTAATTCTGTTAATTTCAAGTATTACATTTGTTTTAGTAATTGTTCCCCCCGTTATTGGACAGTTAGAAGAACTATTTCAATTAGTACCAGAGGGAATTGGACAACTTGATGAATGGCTGATTTTTTTAGAAGAACAAATTTCTCCAGAAATATCAGAGTTTTTACCAACTATTGAGCAAATTATACAACAAATTCAGCCGATATTTAATCGCTTATTAGGGGAAGGATTAACCTTTTTCTATACTACGGTTGGGATTATTCTGAATATTTTACTAGTTTTAGTGTTGAGTATTATGTTACTAGCTGATCCCACTCCTTATCGAAAAGGGTTTATTCGTCTTTTTCCTTCTTTTTACCGACGGCGTGTTGATGAAATTTTATTATTATGTGAAAAATCTTTACAGGGATGGCTTGTAGGGACTTTGTTTAGTATAACCTTTTTATTAATTTTAAGTTTTATTGGTTTATCCATACTAGGGATAGATTTAGCATTAGCCCAAGCAATGCTGACGGGACTTTTAACCTTTATTCCTAATTTCGGTCCCGTTTTAAGTGTCATCCCTCCTACAGCGATCGCGCTTTTAGATGCCCCGTGGAAAAGTTTAGCCGTTTTAATTTTTTATATTATTTTGCAACAAGTGGAAGGGAGTCTCCTCACCCCCTTAGTGATGGCGCAACAAGTTTCTTTATTTCCAGCTTTTACCTTATTAGCACAAGTGTTTTTTGCCACTTTCTTTGGATTTTTAGGGTTATTTCTTGCCCTTCCCTTAACCGTTGTTTGCCAAATTTGGATTCAAGAGGTGTTAATTAAAGATGTTCTTGATAACTGGACAGGGAATAATTAA
- a CDS encoding serine hydrolase: MLQQIPKAKGAFIVFTFLIINILLSSCLREIAQEANENRSDSNSQNSTKLSNDKKNEAYNVKTPPNLKSSPKLEQIIDSLLLLSTQNNLPKEDISITIIDMNQNSFAYYQGDVSRYPASIPKLFWLVIAYSYVDNTLINLEPDLSSSMSKMITKSDNEDASKVIDKITGTESGRMLPEEKFKEWLKKRSQLNSFFKRANYSNINISQKTYPIPYLEEYGDSPKGRELKMRYLGERDENNPIRNKLTTNNSARLMYEIVNKKAISSQYSQKIKNNLERNLNPEYWRDIDPNFEFNPVLAFFGESLSPDVRLLSKAGWTPNTRQEVAYIETPDQEVKYILAIFTENEAYAQNWEIFPKFSELVFNAMTK; this comes from the coding sequence ATGCTACAGCAAATACCAAAAGCAAAAGGTGCTTTTATTGTTTTCACTTTTTTAATTATCAATATTTTGCTCTCTAGTTGCTTACGAGAAATTGCTCAAGAAGCCAACGAAAATCGTTCAGATTCAAATTCACAGAATTCAACCAAGTTATCAAATGATAAAAAAAATGAAGCCTATAATGTTAAAACTCCACCCAACTTGAAATCAAGCCCAAAACTAGAACAAATAATAGATAGTTTATTACTGCTAAGTACCCAAAATAATCTACCAAAAGAAGACATTTCAATTACTATTATTGATATGAATCAAAATTCTTTTGCTTATTATCAAGGGGATGTTTCTAGATATCCAGCCAGCATACCTAAACTTTTTTGGTTAGTAATAGCCTATTCATATGTAGATAATACTCTGATTAATTTAGAGCCAGATTTGTCTAGTTCAATGAGCAAAATGATTACGAAATCCGACAATGAGGACGCTAGTAAAGTTATTGATAAAATTACTGGTACTGAGTCTGGGAGAATGTTACCAGAAGAAAAATTTAAGGAATGGCTTAAAAAACGATCACAACTTAATTCTTTCTTTAAAAGAGCGAATTATTCCAATATTAATATTAGCCAAAAGACATATCCAATTCCTTATTTAGAAGAATATGGTGACTCACCAAAAGGACGAGAGCTAAAAATGAGATACTTAGGAGAGCGAGATGAAAACAACCCTATTAGGAATAAACTGACTACTAATAACTCTGCCAGATTAATGTATGAAATTGTTAATAAGAAAGCAATTTCTTCTCAATATAGCCAAAAAATTAAAAATAACTTAGAAAGAAATTTAAATCCAGAGTATTGGAGAGATATTGATCCTAATTTTGAGTTTAATCCAGTACTCGCTTTTTTTGGAGAGAGTTTATCTCCTGATGTTAGGCTTTTATCAAAAGCAGGTTGGACACCCAATACTCGCCAAGAAGTTGCTTATATTGAAACTCCCGATCAAGAAGTAAAATACATTCTAGCAATTTTTACAGAAAATGAAGCATATGCACAGAATTGGGAAATTTTTCCTAAATTTTCTGAGTTAGTATTTAATGCAATGACTAAATAA
- a CDS encoding protein kinase domain-containing protein: MITKYQPGQIIANRYQILDILGQGGSGFTYKAQDQTNQQQVALKVLSLSQLNDWKQEELFKREASILRELSHPCIPKYFDDFEIETADDRLYYLVQQLAPGKSLASLIKKGWNPQEEEVKQIAHSVLDILVYLQTFNPPIIHRDIKPENLIYETPSQDQENTLFLVDFGAVQAHRHSSTVARTIVGTYGYIAPEQLRGEANCSTDLYGLAATILFLLTEKSPSEFPQKDFKIQFSQKVQISKPFANWLDKNLEPTQERRFPSAQVAWQALPHNYNTNQEKTVSPVGKLASLAGVSSLMIISFLLGNNISELEYSEEENPSLSDQEAVALIQRWQSSKQQMFAPPYNKRLSKQLLTGEALTNNKGSIDWLKNNGGYYTYNLQRIENAGNFYQNGNSGHIEVIVREQRTFCMNGRPSQDDNTIDDKRLVRYNLRNEQGKWKISNYETQNVINQRGNPNKSCRL; encoded by the coding sequence ATGATTACTAAATATCAGCCAGGGCAGATAATTGCTAATCGTTACCAAATTTTAGATATCTTAGGTCAAGGTGGAAGCGGATTTACATATAAAGCTCAAGATCAAACTAACCAGCAACAGGTTGCACTAAAAGTATTATCACTAAGTCAGCTTAATGATTGGAAACAAGAAGAGCTATTTAAACGAGAAGCTAGCATTTTAAGAGAACTTAGTCATCCTTGTATTCCCAAATACTTTGATGATTTTGAAATCGAAACTGCCGATGATCGTCTCTACTATTTGGTTCAACAGTTAGCCCCAGGAAAATCTCTTGCAAGTCTCATAAAAAAAGGTTGGAACCCTCAAGAGGAAGAAGTCAAGCAAATTGCCCATTCTGTGCTAGACATCTTGGTTTATTTACAAACCTTTAATCCTCCAATTATTCATCGAGATATTAAACCTGAAAATCTAATTTATGAAACTCCATCTCAAGACCAAGAAAATACCTTATTCTTAGTTGATTTTGGTGCTGTACAAGCTCATCGTCATTCTTCAACGGTAGCAAGAACAATTGTGGGAACATATGGTTATATTGCCCCTGAACAATTACGAGGGGAAGCTAATTGCTCAACTGATTTATACGGTTTAGCTGCTACAATTTTATTTCTGCTAACAGAAAAGTCCCCGTCAGAATTCCCTCAAAAAGATTTTAAGATTCAGTTTAGTCAGAAAGTTCAAATTTCTAAACCATTTGCTAATTGGCTCGATAAAAATTTAGAACCCACTCAAGAGAGACGATTTCCTTCAGCACAAGTAGCTTGGCAAGCCCTGCCTCATAATTATAACACTAATCAAGAAAAAACTGTTTCACCAGTAGGTAAACTAGCAAGTTTAGCTGGAGTGAGCTCTTTGATGATTATCAGTTTTTTACTAGGAAACAATATTTCTGAACTCGAATACTCAGAAGAAGAGAATCCATCACTGAGTGATCAAGAAGCAGTAGCTCTCATTCAACGTTGGCAAAGCTCTAAGCAGCAAATGTTTGCCCCTCCCTATAACAAAAGACTATCAAAACAACTCTTAACAGGAGAAGCCTTAACAAATAATAAAGGTTCTATTGATTGGCTAAAAAATAATGGAGGTTACTATACCTATAACCTACAAAGAATAGAAAATGCTGGTAATTTTTACCAAAATGGAAATTCTGGTCATATCGAAGTTATTGTGAGAGAACAACGAACTTTCTGTATGAATGGAAGACCTAGTCAAGATGACAATACTATAGATGATAAAAGATTAGTACGTTATAACTTGCGTAATGAACAAGGGAAATGGAAAATATCAAATTACGAGACGCAAAATGTAATCAACCAACGTGGTAATCCTAATAAATCTTGCCGACTGTAA
- a CDS encoding ARC6/PARC6 family protein — MDQDKIKRQNLISIGSIITGIIMIIFILNFNNPNLRGQFSSIFSNFGSDSGGSSTQNRSSDSSSSSEEDSRPQNGQISQQEKSSLSDQEAVALIERWQNSKQQIFAPPYNRRLASRILTGEAYTDNSGAIDWLEDNGGYYTYNLTSIEDTSNFYQNGNSGHIEVVVREQRTLCMNGRPSQDDNTIDDKRLVRYNLRNERGEWRISSYDTQNVINQRSNPNKSCEL, encoded by the coding sequence ATGGATCAGGACAAAATAAAAAGGCAAAACTTGATTAGTATTGGTAGCATTATTACTGGTATCATCATGATAATTTTTATATTAAACTTTAACAATCCTAATCTTAGAGGTCAGTTTTCATCAATTTTTTCCAATTTTGGTTCAGATTCAGGAGGATCATCAACACAAAATAGATCTAGTGATTCCTCATCAAGTAGTGAAGAAGACAGCCGTCCCCAGAATGGACAAATTTCGCAGCAAGAGAAATCATCGCTTAGTGATCAAGAAGCGGTAGCTCTCATTGAACGTTGGCAAAACTCTAAACAGCAAATTTTTGCACCTCCCTATAACAGAAGACTAGCATCCCGCATTTTAACAGGGGAAGCCTATACAGATAATAGCGGTGCTATTGATTGGCTAGAAGATAATGGAGGTTATTATACCTATAACCTAACTAGTATAGAAGATACTAGTAATTTTTACCAAAATGGAAATTCTGGTCATATCGAAGTTGTTGTGAGAGAACAGCGAACTCTTTGTATGAATGGAAGACCTAGTCAAGATGATAATACTATAGATGATAAAAGATTAGTACGTTATAACTTGCGTAATGAACGAGGAGAATGGAGAATATCAAGCTATGATACGCAAAATGTAATCAACCAACGTAGCAATCCTAATAAATCTTGCGAACTGTAA
- a CDS encoding WXG100 family type VII secretion target encodes MSRDIDVDEQELEKFLRILEDFQDFIQEQMKSLERKWEKCDDSWQGESKERFSKEFTQTLDDLKTAAKNGDDALEYIEKFYQVVKEMNEQT; translated from the coding sequence ATGTCTAGAGATATTGACGTTGATGAACAAGAGTTAGAAAAATTTTTAAGAATCTTGGAAGATTTTCAAGATTTTATTCAAGAGCAAATGAAATCATTAGAGCGAAAATGGGAAAAATGTGATGACTCTTGGCAAGGAGAAAGTAAAGAGCGATTTAGCAAAGAATTTACACAAACTTTAGACGACTTAAAAACTGCTGCTAAAAATGGAGATGATGCTCTAGAATATATCGAAAAGTTTTATCAAGTAGTGAAAGAGATGAATGAGCAAACCTAG
- a CDS encoding FtsK/SpoIIIE domain-containing protein, which produces MPGLGQIFNQIANLEDKLENLKKQRYKLIEQKEDIRNKIKGCDDELASLQDKFASLQDEKKEFTKSLNSEVSEVENKIRELRELLDNSPSNSESPPRLLSLPWDDPRWFPDDSPNAYQPQTSGLAPGVIRLGELRVENKESQLVQVPALAPTFGISETNPHILFEFDPENREKVILGLQSTALRIISTFPARKLQCIFIDPVNMGDTFPFKDLHRFIAGQKTYTRSDDIEDQLRQLTDHIEQVIQTYLGNDYQNLAEYNEAAQAIAEPYRYLFIADYPAGFTQRSLDDLNSILVKGHKAGVNVVLHVGNSLENSENKRFSSIFGIGKFGTAVLRGGNFGNHHQISAALSPYPITLDEPPPAEQFNQIIKAVTEATTSTQVDTIPFSNFYPEQPWSSKYDTRRGINTSIGLKGAKDKLEFWLGENEEGELTSHGLLAGKTGSGKSFTLHAIITSLAMKYSPEELELYLLDFKEGVEFQMYVNSEKGNNNFNSTELKDDEEDNALPHAKVVSIESDREFGLSVLEYINQQIEERSNQFKAAGNLNKLQEYRDQTGEKMPRILVVIDEFQYMFQENDQITRRLNTVMDNITRQGRAFGIHLVIASQSPNVQNMSREIYSQVDLRMVQQMDESTASAILGDGNTSAVDLLDKPGKVIYNKEFGKKNHNEIGQVANISAQERYKALSYIKSIAEENNYQRSEPLVVFNGSQPTNLNQNRQLKQLSEIPQWLSLKELNKQVLKEKDWIVQEAPSVAWLGEAMRIGNHTKAIFRSRPRSNMLLVGSSEEIIFGILSGILVSLVHSRKPETAQFKIIDLSIPDEDNYWTEMTTHFRDCFSPYFSIQIAKRFSDKEQQILKSTMLLREVYEEFDSRLNKRNENPDEEDFGETIFFIYAIGSLNQAQNLRPTMGRRNREELSEDAEKVSQLISQGSELGIHTILWVEDLKTFLKMTADDRSWLTHFDLRVGLTMSESDSRLMFGETYAQKLPRMRAYFYDDASNYLEKFKPYAVPTKEELSSYSEQFQKRY; this is translated from the coding sequence ATGCCTGGATTAGGACAAATCTTTAACCAAATAGCAAATTTAGAAGATAAATTAGAAAACCTAAAAAAACAACGGTATAAACTAATAGAACAAAAGGAAGATATTCGTAATAAGATTAAAGGCTGTGACGATGAGCTTGCTTCATTGCAGGATAAATTTGCTTCATTGCAAGATGAAAAAAAAGAGTTTACAAAATCTTTAAACTCTGAAGTTTCTGAAGTAGAAAATAAAATTAGAGAATTAAGAGAACTACTTGATAATTCGCCATCTAATTCAGAGTCTCCTCCCCGTTTATTATCGTTACCTTGGGATGATCCACGTTGGTTTCCTGATGATTCTCCTAATGCTTATCAGCCTCAAACTAGCGGTCTAGCACCGGGAGTTATACGACTAGGAGAGCTAAGGGTAGAAAATAAGGAATCACAATTAGTACAAGTTCCTGCTCTTGCTCCAACCTTTGGGATCTCCGAAACCAACCCTCATATATTATTCGAATTTGACCCAGAAAATCGAGAGAAAGTAATTTTAGGATTGCAATCAACAGCTTTACGAATAATTAGCACTTTTCCAGCTCGAAAATTGCAATGTATTTTTATTGATCCAGTAAATATGGGGGATACTTTTCCATTTAAAGATTTACATCGATTTATAGCGGGTCAAAAAACTTATACTCGTAGCGATGATATTGAGGATCAATTAAGACAATTAACAGATCATATTGAACAAGTTATTCAAACTTATTTAGGAAATGATTATCAAAACCTTGCGGAATACAATGAAGCAGCACAAGCAATTGCTGAACCTTATCGTTATTTGTTTATTGCCGATTACCCTGCAGGATTTACCCAAAGGTCTCTAGATGACTTAAACAGTATTCTTGTCAAAGGGCATAAGGCTGGGGTAAATGTTGTTTTACATGTTGGTAATTCTTTAGAAAATTCGGAAAATAAAAGATTTAGCTCAATCTTTGGTATTGGTAAATTCGGAACTGCCGTATTGAGAGGAGGAAATTTCGGAAATCACCACCAAATATCCGCGGCTTTAAGCCCATATCCTATAACTTTAGATGAGCCTCCTCCTGCAGAACAATTCAACCAAATTATAAAAGCGGTAACAGAAGCAACGACAAGTACGCAAGTTGATACGATACCTTTCTCTAACTTCTATCCTGAACAACCTTGGTCTAGTAAATATGATACTCGTCGAGGTATTAATACATCCATTGGTTTAAAGGGAGCAAAAGATAAATTAGAATTCTGGTTAGGAGAAAATGAAGAAGGAGAATTGACTAGTCATGGCTTATTAGCAGGTAAAACTGGTTCAGGTAAAAGTTTTACTCTGCACGCTATTATTACCAGTCTTGCTATGAAATACTCTCCTGAAGAATTAGAGTTATATTTACTTGACTTTAAAGAGGGAGTAGAGTTTCAAATGTATGTCAACTCGGAAAAGGGGAATAATAATTTCAATTCTACAGAATTGAAGGACGATGAAGAAGATAATGCTTTACCTCATGCAAAAGTAGTCTCTATCGAAAGTGACCGTGAATTTGGTTTAAGTGTCCTAGAGTATATTAATCAACAAATAGAAGAACGTAGTAATCAGTTTAAGGCAGCAGGAAATCTGAATAAATTACAGGAGTATCGAGATCAGACTGGAGAAAAAATGCCTCGTATTTTGGTCGTGATTGATGAATTTCAGTATATGTTCCAAGAAAACGACCAAATTACCCGTCGCTTGAATACAGTTATGGATAATATAACTCGACAAGGACGTGCTTTTGGAATTCATTTAGTCATTGCTTCTCAATCTCCCAACGTTCAGAATATGTCTAGAGAAATCTATTCTCAGGTAGATTTAAGGATGGTTCAACAAATGGACGAAAGTACGGCCAGTGCTATTTTGGGAGATGGGAATACTAGCGCTGTAGATTTATTAGACAAACCTGGGAAAGTTATCTACAATAAGGAGTTTGGCAAAAAGAATCATAACGAAATTGGTCAAGTAGCTAATATTTCTGCCCAAGAACGATATAAGGCTCTAAGTTACATCAAATCTATTGCAGAGGAAAATAACTATCAACGCTCAGAACCTCTGGTGGTATTTAATGGTTCGCAACCCACTAATCTCAATCAGAATCGTCAATTAAAGCAATTATCAGAAATCCCTCAATGGCTCTCATTGAAAGAGTTAAATAAACAGGTTTTAAAAGAAAAAGATTGGATTGTTCAAGAAGCTCCTAGTGTTGCTTGGCTCGGAGAAGCAATGCGAATTGGGAATCATACTAAAGCAATTTTCCGCTCTCGTCCTCGTAGTAATATGCTTTTAGTGGGTTCATCTGAAGAAATTATTTTTGGCATTCTTAGTGGTATCCTAGTTAGTTTAGTTCATTCCCGTAAGCCAGAGACAGCTCAATTCAAAATTATTGATTTATCTATTCCTGATGAGGATAATTATTGGACTGAGATGACAACTCACTTTCGAGATTGTTTTAGCCCTTACTTCTCTATTCAAATCGCCAAGCGTTTCTCTGATAAAGAACAGCAAATTTTAAAGTCAACAATGCTTTTAAGAGAAGTTTATGAAGAATTTGACAGCCGTCTTAACAAGCGCAACGAAAATCCAGACGAAGAAGATTTTGGAGAAACGATATTTTTTATCTATGCTATCGGAAGTTTGAATCAAGCTCAAAACTTACGCCCAACAATGGGTCGTCGCAATCGTGAGGAGTTATCAGAAGATGCAGAAAAAGTTAGTCAGCTTATTTCCCAAGGCTCTGAACTAGGTATTCATACCATACTATGGGTAGAAGACCTTAAAACTTTTCTCAAAATGACTGCTGATGATCGCTCTTGGTTGACTCATTTTGACTTGCGTGTAGGTTTAACAATGTCTGAATCTGACTCTCGCTTAATGTTTGGAGAAACTTATGCTCAAAAATTACCAAGGATGAGAGCCTATTTTTATGATGACGCATCTAATTATTTAGAAAAATTCAAACCTTACGCAGTTCCCACTAAAGAAGAACTATCTAGTTATAGTGAACAATTTCAAAAACGTTATTAG
- a CDS encoding ion transporter, whose protein sequence is MKKLHFSLKYRVCKTLDLAETNDPLSKAFDIFLLGLIFLNIVAVALETVDSLYENYRYFFEAFEGFSVLFFTVEYILRIWSCTVKLHYRHPIWGRVRYIITPLALIDLLAILPFFLPLLSPQLRIGRSLRLLRLFRVLKLNRYTDSLRILGRVLRLKQEELLLSLFVLAVLLAVASTMIYFAEHDAQPEAFSSIPEAMWWGTITLTTVGYGDVYPVTLLGRILGAILAILGIGLFALPAGILASGFSEELQARKAKKKTQPQICPHCGEIINPKE, encoded by the coding sequence ATGAAAAAGCTTCATTTTTCTCTCAAATACCGAGTTTGTAAAACCCTAGACCTAGCAGAAACGAATGATCCACTCAGTAAAGCCTTTGATATCTTCCTGCTAGGACTAATTTTCCTCAACATAGTTGCTGTCGCTTTAGAAACTGTTGATTCATTATACGAAAATTACCGATATTTTTTTGAAGCCTTTGAGGGATTTTCAGTCTTATTCTTTACAGTGGAATATATTTTAAGAATTTGGAGTTGTACCGTTAAATTACACTATCGGCATCCGATTTGGGGTAGAGTCAGATATATAATTACGCCTCTTGCTTTAATTGACTTACTAGCAATTTTACCTTTTTTTCTTCCCTTACTCTCTCCTCAATTACGCATTGGTCGAAGCTTACGTTTACTCAGACTATTTCGCGTTCTAAAACTCAATCGCTATACCGATTCTCTGAGAATTTTAGGTCGTGTATTACGGTTAAAACAAGAAGAATTGCTCCTCTCATTATTTGTTCTTGCTGTGTTATTAGCCGTTGCTTCTACAATGATTTATTTTGCAGAACATGACGCTCAACCAGAAGCCTTCTCTAGTATTCCTGAAGCAATGTGGTGGGGAACAATTACTCTTACTACTGTTGGTTATGGAGATGTTTACCCCGTTACCTTACTAGGTCGGATTTTAGGAGCAATTTTAGCAATTTTAGGCATTGGCTTATTTGCCCTTCCTGCTGGGATTTTAGCCTCAGGATTTTCTGAGGAATTACAAGCTAGAAAAGCCAAAAAAAAGACTCAACCCCAAATTTGTCCACATTGTGGCGAAATTATTAATCCCAAAGAATAG
- a CDS encoding mannose-1-phosphate guanyltransferase, whose amino-acid sequence MRAVLMAGGSGTRLRPLTCDMPKPMVPVLNRPMAEHIINLLKRHNIREIIATLHYLPDVMRDYFGDGSEFDVQMTYAVEEEQPLGTAGCVKNVEELLDDTFLVISGDSMTDFDLSAAIEFHKRKQSKATLILARVPNPVEFGVVITDEDNRIKRFLEKPSSSEIFSDTVNTGTYILEPEVLQHLPDNEECDFSKDLFPLLLERGDPMYGYIADNYWCDVGHLEAYRESQYEALQGDVKIDFAYPQQSSGIRVGENTTIDPSAHIQPPVLIGNNCRIGPRVNIEAGTVIGDNVIVGAEADLKSPIIWNGVVIGEQAHLWACSISRGARIDRRAHIHEGVTLGALCTVGEEAQISQGVRVWPGKQIESGATLNINLIWGNMAQRNLFGQQGVTGIANIDLTPEFAVKLGAAYGSTLKLGSTVSVSRDQRSVSRMVTRSLVAGLMSAGINVQNLEATALPITRTLIPTMGVEGGIHVRLHPSRHDYLLIEFVDEQGINISKAKEKKIEGAYFKEDLRRAQIPDIGQVFYPAQVLDVYSRSFETHLNVEAVNNSRAKVVIDYAYAVSGAVLPLLLGKFGCDAVVLNASLSQSALSAEERETLLGELGQVVEALKANMGVQVAANGEQLILVDEAGLPIRGEILTALMVNMMMTANPRSSVVVPVHASSAVEKIVRRHDGKVIRTKASPTALMEASQENPNVVLGGSGDTGFIFPDLHPGFDAMFSIAKLIEMLTVQERSLEQIRTELPRVCHKSYTMRCPWTVKGALMRYLVETHSSDELELIDGVKVVEPDTDNWVLVLPDAGEPLVHIFANGEDREWVDNALREYRQRVQDFIDKEQGVEAVNA is encoded by the coding sequence ATGCGTGCAGTATTAATGGCTGGAGGCTCGGGAACAAGGCTACGCCCTCTAACCTGCGATATGCCTAAACCGATGGTACCCGTTCTTAATCGGCCAATGGCAGAACATATCATTAACCTACTCAAGCGCCACAACATTCGAGAAATTATTGCTACCTTACACTACCTTCCTGACGTAATGCGAGACTATTTCGGGGATGGCAGTGAATTTGATGTGCAAATGACTTATGCAGTAGAAGAAGAGCAGCCTCTCGGAACTGCGGGTTGTGTTAAAAATGTGGAAGAATTACTCGATGATACCTTTCTTGTCATCAGTGGTGACAGCATGACTGACTTTGATCTTAGTGCCGCCATTGAGTTTCACAAGCGAAAGCAATCAAAAGCAACCCTAATTTTGGCTAGAGTTCCTAATCCGGTAGAATTTGGAGTAGTTATTACAGATGAAGATAATCGCATTAAACGCTTTTTAGAAAAACCTTCTAGTAGTGAAATCTTTTCAGATACGGTTAATACAGGGACTTACATTCTTGAACCGGAAGTTTTACAACATCTCCCTGATAATGAAGAATGTGATTTTTCTAAAGATTTATTCCCCCTACTTTTAGAACGGGGTGACCCCATGTATGGCTACATTGCTGATAATTATTGGTGCGATGTAGGTCATTTAGAAGCTTATCGAGAATCTCAATATGAAGCCCTACAGGGAGATGTCAAAATTGATTTTGCTTATCCTCAACAATCTTCCGGCATTCGTGTGGGAGAAAATACAACCATTGATCCCAGTGCTCATATCCAGCCACCCGTTCTGATTGGTAATAATTGTCGCATTGGCCCCAGAGTCAATATTGAAGCGGGGACTGTTATTGGTGATAATGTCATTGTTGGGGCAGAAGCGGATCTCAAATCTCCTATTATTTGGAATGGTGTGGTTATTGGTGAGCAAGCGCATCTTTGGGCTTGTTCTATTTCTAGAGGAGCAAGAATAGATCGACGAGCGCATATTCATGAAGGTGTTACTCTTGGAGCATTATGCACCGTTGGGGAAGAAGCTCAAATTAGTCAAGGGGTGAGAGTCTGGCCCGGGAAACAAATTGAATCTGGAGCCACCCTAAATATTAATTTAATCTGGGGGAACATGGCTCAGCGTAATTTATTTGGTCAGCAAGGAGTAACTGGCATTGCCAACATTGACCTTACCCCTGAATTTGCTGTTAAGCTTGGAGCTGCCTATGGTTCTACCCTTAAACTTGGTTCAACCGTCAGTGTTTCTCGGGATCAGCGTAGTGTTTCTCGAATGGTCACTCGCTCCCTAGTCGCAGGGTTAATGTCAGCCGGAATCAATGTTCAAAACCTAGAAGCAACTGCATTACCCATTACCAGAACTCTAATTCCAACCATGGGGGTAGAAGGGGGAATTCATGTTCGCTTACATCCTAGTCGCCACGATTACCTCCTGATTGAATTTGTAGATGAACAAGGGATTAATATTTCCAAAGCGAAAGAGAAAAAAATTGAAGGGGCTTACTTCAAAGAAGACTTACGGCGAGCACAAATTCCAGATATTGGACAGGTGTTCTATCCAGCGCAAGTCTTAGATGTCTATAGCCGTAGTTTTGAAACTCATCTCAATGTGGAGGCAGTTAATAATAGTCGCGCCAAAGTGGTCATTGACTATGCCTATGCCGTTTCTGGGGCAGTATTGCCGTTATTATTAGGCAAATTTGGCTGTGATGCAGTGGTATTAAATGCCAGTCTTAGTCAGTCGGCTCTTTCTGCCGAGGAACGGGAGACTTTACTCGGTGAATTAGGTCAAGTTGTGGAAGCCCTAAAAGCAAATATGGGCGTACAAGTAGCTGCTAATGGGGAACAGCTAATTTTAGTGGATGAAGCTGGTTTACCTATTCGCGGTGAGATTTTAACGGCTCTGATGGTCAATATGATGATGACAGCAAATCCTCGTAGCTCTGTGGTTGTGCCTGTTCATGCTTCTAGCGCGGTAGAGAAAATTGTCCGTCGTCATGATGGGAAAGTCATTCGCACTAAAGCCAGTCCCACTGCTTTGATGGAAGCCTCCCAAGAAAATCCGAATGTGGTTTTAGGGGGAAGTGGAGACACTGGCTTTATTTTCCCAGATTTACATCCTGGGTTTGATGCCATGTTCTCCATTGCCAAGCTGATTGAAATGTTAACGGTGCAAGAACGCTCTTTAGAGCAAATTCGGACGGAGTTACCACGAGTTTGTCATAAATCTTATACTATGCGCTGCCCTTGGACAGTGAAAGGGGCTTTAATGCGTTATTTGGTGGAAACTCATTCGTCCGATGAATTGGAGTTAATTGATGGGGTAAAAGTTGTAGAGCCTGACACAGATAATTGGGTACTTGTTTTACCGGATGCTGGTGAACCTTTAGTTCATATTTTTGCTAATGGTGAAGATCGCGAATGGGTTGATAATGCTCTGCGAGAATATCGGCAACGAGTCCAAGACTTTATTGATAAAGAACAAGGAGTGGAGGCAGTTAACGCTTAA